A stretch of the Duncaniella dubosii genome encodes the following:
- a CDS encoding TonB-dependent receptor domain-containing protein: MRYISTITLLAISHLLSPAKDITGTLIDETGQPASFVNVILMKDSTFIDGKTTDDTGLFIFENADSLANKVKITMIGYEDMMLPIPENGNYNTISLKPSTVMLGEVVVKGDLPSTRIKGNAFVTRVENSILSTTGSANDVLKNIPMVTGTDGKFSVFGRGDAIIYVNGRLVRSSDEVGQLSSGDIKEIQVINNPGAQYGANVNAVIRIVTKKPVGEGFSVSAYTDNIYNKWFTTKEQLNLKYRTGGLEIFGMGYFRHGKTYDEEYTLTTSYGKSLLEMISDQSVSTTQSDITGKIGFNYQLNENHSLGAYYQHDYNRGHHFGHYLNDIKENEELFESSVSDLKGWFKALPCNSANIYYNGTIGKFTVDVNADYMQTKDNDRSYQYEQNESSDNRNVTTFNTTRNRLFAEKASISYELPKGNILIGEEYTNSRSRNDFRNPESILNSELTDVRESNMGVFAEVSQTFGKFSATAGARYKHVKSDYRLNGRFVDGQSKTYSNLFPSANLT; encoded by the coding sequence ATGAGATACATCTCCACCATCACATTATTGGCCATAAGCCATCTATTAAGTCCCGCAAAAGATATAACAGGCACATTGATTGACGAAACAGGTCAACCGGCTTCATTTGTCAATGTCATACTCATGAAAGATTCTACATTTATTGACGGCAAGACCACCGATGATACCGGTTTATTCATATTTGAAAATGCCGACTCTTTAGCCAACAAAGTCAAGATTACGATGATCGGCTATGAAGATATGATGCTGCCAATTCCTGAAAACGGCAACTATAACACCATTTCTCTAAAACCTTCCACTGTCATGTTGGGGGAGGTTGTCGTAAAAGGTGATTTGCCGTCAACACGAATCAAAGGAAACGCTTTTGTCACAAGGGTAGAAAATAGCATACTTTCCACCACCGGGTCTGCCAACGATGTATTGAAAAACATCCCAATGGTGACTGGCACAGACGGCAAGTTCAGTGTATTCGGGCGCGGAGATGCAATCATATATGTCAATGGCAGACTTGTCAGAAGCTCCGATGAAGTCGGGCAACTTTCCTCCGGCGACATAAAGGAAATTCAGGTCATCAACAATCCCGGCGCACAATACGGTGCAAATGTCAATGCAGTCATTCGCATAGTGACCAAGAAGCCCGTTGGCGAGGGATTCAGCGTTTCCGCTTATACGGACAACATATATAACAAGTGGTTCACTACAAAGGAACAGCTTAATCTCAAATACAGAACAGGCGGTCTGGAAATCTTCGGCATGGGCTATTTCAGACATGGAAAAACATACGATGAAGAATACACCCTAACCACAAGTTATGGCAAGTCTTTACTTGAAATGATTTCTGACCAGTCTGTTTCAACAACACAATCAGACATTACAGGCAAAATTGGATTCAACTATCAGTTAAATGAGAATCATAGCCTTGGGGCATATTATCAGCATGACTATAACAGAGGCCATCATTTCGGTCATTACCTGAATGATATTAAGGAGAACGAAGAACTATTCGAATCAAGTGTTTCCGACCTCAAAGGCTGGTTCAAGGCTTTACCATGTAACAGCGCCAACATTTATTACAACGGCACGATAGGAAAATTCACTGTCGATGTCAACGCTGATTATATGCAGACAAAAGACAATGACCGTTCATATCAGTACGAACAAAACGAGTCTTCCGATAACCGGAATGTAACTACCTTCAACACAACCCGAAACCGTCTCTTTGCCGAAAAAGCATCCATATCATACGAATTACCTAAAGGCAACATTCTAATCGGAGAAGAATACACCAATTCCCGAAGCCGCAATGACTTCAGAAATCCCGAAAGCATACTCAACTCGGAACTTACAGATGTAAGGGAGAGCAATATGGGCGTTTTTGCAGAAGTGAGCCAGACCTTCGGAAAGTTCAGCGCCACAGCCGGAGCACGCTACAAACACGTCAAATCAGATTACCGCCTGAACGGCAGATTCGTTGACGGCCAAAGCAAGACTTATAGCAATCTCTTTCCATCAGCCAACCTAACTTAG
- a CDS encoding winged helix-turn-helix transcriptional regulator, which yields MEDVKKSEKYSCVATCPMRNVIAHFANKWSMLLLVILDEFGVMRFNELSRAIPDISPKVLSGHLKTLEAIGLVRRVLYAEVPPRVEYDLTGLGMTLIPILDELSEWGREHLEDVSGNLAKKVVD from the coding sequence ATGGAAGATGTAAAAAAATCAGAAAAATATTCGTGTGTGGCCACTTGCCCCATGCGTAACGTCATAGCGCATTTCGCCAATAAGTGGTCGATGCTGTTACTTGTTATTCTCGATGAGTTCGGTGTGATGCGTTTCAATGAATTGTCAAGGGCTATCCCTGACATATCGCCCAAGGTGCTTTCGGGGCATCTGAAGACCCTTGAGGCTATTGGTCTCGTCAGGCGTGTGCTTTATGCGGAAGTGCCCCCGAGGGTGGAATATGATTTGACGGGACTTGGCATGACGCTGATTCCCATTCTCGACGAGCTGTCGGAATGGGGGCGGGAGCATCTGGAAGATGTCAGCGGTAATCTGGCGAAAAAAGTCGTTGACTGA
- a CDS encoding DJ-1 family glyoxalase III, with protein sequence MTETTINIPANSRPSGKASFVMLGTGFDEIEALATVDVMRRGGIETYTVSMTDDRLVKGATGNLVVADMCKTDMNPEFIDWLIFPGAGKGQAAVNPDGHLRKIITDHWNNGGNIAAICAAPALILGPLGIIKGIEATGYPFLKDDFEKHGGIYSGSPIVANGHLITSKGPGTTLEFALTIVRKAKGKETETALREGMLIPECNHSECCCN encoded by the coding sequence ATGACAGAAACCACCATCAATATCCCCGCAAACTCCCGCCCATCCGGCAAAGCCTCGTTCGTAATGCTCGGCACCGGTTTTGATGAAATAGAAGCCCTCGCCACAGTCGATGTCATGCGCAGAGGCGGCATTGAAACATACACCGTATCAATGACCGACGACCGTCTCGTAAAAGGAGCGACCGGCAACCTCGTCGTCGCCGACATGTGCAAAACCGACATGAACCCGGAATTCATTGACTGGTTGATTTTTCCCGGCGCAGGCAAAGGCCAAGCCGCTGTGAACCCTGACGGGCATCTCCGGAAAATCATAACGGATCATTGGAACAACGGTGGAAACATAGCTGCAATCTGCGCCGCACCCGCACTCATACTCGGGCCTCTTGGAATCATAAAAGGAATCGAGGCCACAGGCTACCCATTCCTGAAAGACGATTTCGAAAAACACGGAGGCATCTATTCCGGCAGCCCAATAGTCGCAAACGGTCATCTCATCACATCCAAAGGACCGGGGACAACCCTTGAATTTGCACTCACAATTGTCCGCAAGGCAAAAGGGAAAGAAACCGAGACAGCTTTAAGAGAAGGAATGCTCATCCCCGAATGCAACCATTCCGAATGCTGCTGCAACTGA
- a CDS encoding sugar phosphate isomerase/epimerase family protein produces MTSKRLLSLLLATLLVLPVFAQEKKCDHRYKVAACDWMMLKRQKIGSFKLMKELKGDGVEMDAGGLGARDTFDNKFHQQHFRVLFRHTADSLGIEVPSVAMSGFFGQSFIEKKTYAELIDDCLSTMEAMNAKVAFLPLGGIKEDWTVKGPARNELVKRLRESGEKAKAKGMVIGIRVPLPAKDAKKLLKEIDSDGIKIYFNLQDVLDAGRNPVKELKAIGKDNICQIHLSNTDGFNLKDDPQVDLPAIKKALDKMGWSGWLVVERSRDKDHVRNVKHNFGNNIRYIKEVFQAGDCI; encoded by the coding sequence ATGACCTCCAAACGTCTGCTCAGTCTACTACTGGCTACATTGCTGGTATTGCCTGTCTTTGCACAAGAGAAGAAATGCGACCATCGCTATAAAGTGGCCGCATGCGACTGGATGATGCTGAAACGCCAGAAAATCGGCTCGTTTAAATTAATGAAAGAACTAAAAGGCGACGGTGTCGAAATGGATGCCGGCGGTCTTGGTGCGCGTGACACGTTTGACAACAAATTCCATCAGCAACATTTCCGTGTGCTCTTCCGCCACACCGCCGACAGTCTTGGCATTGAAGTCCCCTCGGTGGCCATGTCAGGATTTTTCGGACAATCATTCATTGAAAAGAAAACCTATGCCGAACTGATCGACGACTGCCTCTCTACGATGGAAGCCATGAATGCCAAGGTAGCCTTCCTGCCTTTAGGCGGCATAAAGGAAGACTGGACTGTCAAAGGCCCGGCACGCAACGAACTCGTGAAGCGACTCCGCGAATCAGGCGAGAAAGCCAAAGCAAAAGGGATGGTAATCGGAATCCGCGTCCCGTTACCTGCGAAAGACGCTAAAAAACTGCTGAAGGAAATCGATTCCGACGGCATAAAAATCTATTTCAATCTACAGGACGTTCTCGATGCCGGACGCAACCCCGTCAAAGAGCTGAAGGCAATCGGCAAAGACAACATCTGTCAGATCCACCTCAGCAACACCGACGGATTCAATCTCAAAGATGATCCGCAAGTCGACCTTCCGGCCATAAAGAAAGCTCTTGACAAAATGGGATGGAGCGGTTGGCTGGTGGTCGAGCGTTCGAGAGACAAAGACCATGTTAGAAACGTCAAACACAACTTTGGTAACAACATACGATATATAAAAGAAGTGTTTCAGGCAGGTGACTGTATCTGA